From a single Asticcacaulis sp. MM231 genomic region:
- a CDS encoding sugar phosphate isomerase/epimerase — protein sequence MKTLKGPGIFLAQFLGDTAPFNKLESMAQWASGLGYKGLQIPTSSPAIFDLEKCAQSQTYADEITGMLGKYGLSVTELSTHLQGQLVAVHPAYDSLFDGFAPLALHGKPKERQAWAVEQVKLAAKASQRLGLKAHATFSGALAWPYLYPWPQRPAGLVEEAFAELGRRWKPILNAFEDAGVDCCYEIHPGEDLHDGATFERFLDEVGGHKRANILFDPSHFVLQQLDYLSYIDIYHERIKMFHVKDAEFNPNGRSGVYGGYQSWVDRPGRFRSLGDGQVDFKGIFSKLAQYNYEGWAVLEWECCLKHPEDGAREGAPFIRDHIIRVTEKAFDDFAGSGASKESLRNLMGITPH from the coding sequence GTGAAGACCCTCAAAGGACCGGGTATTTTCCTGGCGCAATTCCTCGGCGACACCGCCCCATTCAACAAGCTGGAAAGCATGGCGCAGTGGGCGTCGGGCCTCGGCTACAAGGGCTTGCAGATTCCGACCTCGTCACCGGCGATTTTCGATCTGGAAAAGTGCGCGCAAAGCCAGACCTATGCCGATGAGATCACCGGTATGCTGGGCAAGTACGGCCTGTCGGTGACCGAGCTTTCGACCCATCTGCAAGGCCAGTTGGTCGCCGTCCATCCGGCCTATGACAGCCTGTTCGATGGTTTCGCGCCCTTAGCCCTGCATGGCAAACCGAAGGAGCGTCAGGCCTGGGCGGTCGAGCAGGTCAAGCTGGCAGCGAAAGCCTCGCAGCGTCTCGGCCTTAAAGCGCACGCCACCTTTTCCGGCGCGCTGGCCTGGCCCTATCTCTATCCGTGGCCGCAGCGCCCCGCCGGTCTGGTGGAGGAAGCCTTTGCCGAACTTGGCCGGCGCTGGAAGCCGATCCTCAATGCCTTCGAGGACGCCGGCGTCGATTGCTGCTATGAGATCCACCCCGGCGAGGATCTGCACGATGGCGCGACCTTCGAACGTTTTCTTGATGAAGTTGGCGGGCATAAACGCGCCAACATCCTGTTCGATCCCAGCCATTTTGTGCTGCAACAGCTTGATTATCTGAGCTATATCGACATCTACCACGAACGCATCAAGATGTTCCACGTCAAGGATGCCGAGTTCAATCCCAATGGCCGCTCAGGTGTTTATGGTGGCTATCAGAGCTGGGTGGATCGCCCGGGCCGCTTCCGTTCGCTCGGTGACGGCCAGGTCGATTTCAAGGGCATTTTCTCCAAGCTGGCGCAGTATAATTACGAAGGCTGGGCTGTATTGGAATGGGAGTGCTGCCTGAAGCATCCGGAGGATGGCGCCCGCGAAGGCGCACCCTTTATCCGCGATCACATCATCCGCGTCACCGAAAAAGCCTTTGACGATTTCGCCGGGTCGGGGGCATCAAAGGA
- a CDS encoding Gfo/Idh/MocA family oxidoreductase, with protein sequence MTKLKLGMIGGGPGAFIGPVHLMAARLDDRLALTAGAFSRDAGKNRQAGEGYGLAPDRVYPSWQALLSEEARRPDRIDVLSIVTPNDTHFPVAKAALEAGFHVLCDKPATLNLEEALRLRDVVRATGKHYALTYTYSGYPLVREARKLIAEGKLGQIRKIVVEYSQGWLSQDVHSKQADWRADPRQSGLGGCIADIGVHAFHLSEFVSGAHVESLSADLSIVVPGRTLDDDCNVLLRYNKGTRGVLVASQIAAGDRNGLRLRVYGEKGGLDWSQETPNTLTLNWHDAPTQILHAGTPYVSYGARVPAGHPEGYLEAFATLYSDFAHQVTTGEASIVPGIEDGVRGMAFIETAITSSRNKSWETLL encoded by the coding sequence GTGACCAAACTCAAACTCGGCATGATCGGCGGCGGGCCCGGCGCGTTTATCGGGCCGGTGCACCTGATGGCGGCACGGCTCGATGACCGGCTGGCCCTGACCGCCGGCGCTTTCAGCCGCGACGCGGGTAAAAACCGTCAGGCGGGCGAGGGCTACGGCCTCGCGCCCGATCGCGTCTATCCCTCGTGGCAGGCCCTGCTCAGCGAAGAGGCGCGCCGCCCGGACCGCATCGACGTCCTGTCGATCGTCACCCCCAACGACACCCACTTCCCGGTCGCCAAAGCGGCGCTGGAGGCGGGTTTTCATGTGCTGTGCGACAAGCCGGCGACGCTCAATCTCGAAGAAGCCCTGCGCCTGCGCGATGTGGTGCGGGCCACCGGCAAGCACTATGCCCTGACCTATACCTACAGCGGTTATCCGCTGGTGCGTGAGGCCAGAAAACTGATCGCCGAAGGCAAGCTCGGCCAGATCCGCAAGATCGTGGTCGAGTACAGCCAGGGCTGGCTGTCGCAGGACGTGCATTCAAAACAGGCAGACTGGCGGGCCGATCCGCGCCAGTCGGGCCTTGGCGGCTGCATCGCCGATATCGGCGTCCATGCCTTTCACCTGAGCGAATTCGTCAGTGGCGCGCATGTGGAAAGTTTGAGCGCCGATCTCAGTATCGTGGTGCCGGGACGCACGCTTGACGACGACTGCAACGTGTTGCTGCGCTACAATAAGGGCACCCGCGGCGTGCTGGTGGCGTCGCAGATCGCTGCCGGGGATCGCAATGGCCTGCGCCTGCGTGTCTATGGCGAGAAGGGCGGGCTCGACTGGAGCCAAGAAACGCCCAACACCCTGACGCTCAATTGGCACGACGCCCCGACGCAAATCCTGCACGCCGGCACGCCCTATGTGTCTTACGGCGCGCGCGTACCCGCCGGCCATCCGGAGGGCTATCTCGAAGCCTTTGCCACGCTCTACAGCGATTTCGCTCATCAGGTCACGACGGGGGAGGCCTCGATCGTGCCCGGCATCGAAGACGGCGTGCGCGGCATGGCCTTTATCGAGACCGCCATCACCTCAAGTCGCAACAAAAGCTGGGAGACCCTGCTGTGA